From a region of the Leptidea sinapis chromosome 6, ilLepSina1.1, whole genome shotgun sequence genome:
- the LOC126964906 gene encoding histone H2A-like translates to MSGRGKGGKVKGKAKSRSNRAGLQFPVGRIHRLLRKGNYAERVGAGAPVYLAAVMEYLAAEVLELAGNAARDNKKTRIIPRQLQLAIRNDEELNKLLSGVIIAQGGVLPNIQAVLLPKKTEKKA, encoded by the coding sequence ATGTCTGGTCGCGGCAAGGGCGGTAAAGTGAAGGGGAAGGCAAAGTCTCGTTCGAATCGCGCCGGACTCCAGTTTCCCGTCGGTCGTATACACAGACTACTGAGGAAGGGCAACTACGCGGAGCGCGTCGGTGCCGGCGCACCGGTCTACCTGGCCGCCGTGATGGAGTACCTCGCCGCCGAAGTGCTGGAATTGGCCGGCAACGCGGCCCGCGACAACAAGAAGACAAGAATCATACCGAGACAATTGCAGCTGGCGATACGCAATGACGAGGAGCTGAACAAGCTGCTATCGGGCGTGATAATCGCACAGGGAGGCGTGCTGCCCAACATTCAGGCGGTCCTTCTGCCTAAGAAGACCGAGAAGAAGGCCTAA